In Nitrosophilus labii, the following proteins share a genomic window:
- a CDS encoding HAMP domain-containing sensor histidine kinase, with the protein MTSVFIFFISKNLVLPIKSLYETAHYIVKTGDYNKEIYSNRQDEIGNLTKIFNILIKKTKESLDSIKAQSKKYEESLIDLIEFFNTITKTESKYDTITVAVRELKRLMNTQDIFFTNDKREFKNAFVLGIDVKNFKKNRIENLGKIVIFNPTNQITNLNRFYNSIKQMISLQIERISLMEELKEALRAKSSFLSAMSHELKTPIGSILSLSQYLLTSSKLDQNNLESISKIEHSANHLLQIINDILTIAKVDSGKIDMEISKTDISNTVKEVLDILNPLAESKGIKIINNIKEELKINTDPKLFKIVIINLISNAIKFTPKGNIYLSLKKEGNDYKIYIKDCGIGIDKEDLKYIFDEFYQGKIYKSGTGLGLSISKKFATLLKGDINIHSEGIGKGTTSVFVFSSF; encoded by the coding sequence TGCCCATTACATTGTCAAAACAGGTGATTACAATAAAGAGATCTACTCCAATAGACAAGACGAAATAGGAAATCTCACTAAAATTTTCAATATACTGATAAAAAAAACAAAAGAGTCGCTAGATTCTATAAAAGCACAAAGTAAAAAGTATGAAGAGAGCTTGATAGACTTGATAGAGTTTTTCAATACAATAACAAAAACCGAATCGAAATATGATACTATCACAGTCGCCGTAAGAGAACTAAAAAGATTGATGAATACTCAAGATATCTTTTTTACAAATGACAAAAGAGAGTTTAAAAACGCTTTTGTGCTTGGTATTGATGTTAAAAATTTCAAAAAAAACAGGATCGAAAATCTTGGGAAAATAGTTATCTTCAACCCTACAAACCAGATAACAAATCTTAATAGATTTTATAACTCTATTAAACAGATGATCTCTTTACAGATAGAGAGAATATCTTTAATGGAAGAACTAAAAGAGGCTTTAAGAGCAAAATCCTCTTTTCTTTCAGCCATGTCTCATGAACTCAAAACTCCTATAGGTTCTATTTTGAGTCTTTCTCAATATCTACTTACATCTTCTAAACTTGACCAAAACAACTTAGAATCAATCTCAAAAATAGAACATTCGGCAAACCATCTACTTCAGATAATAAACGATATTTTAACTATAGCAAAAGTGGATTCCGGAAAAATCGATATGGAGATCTCTAAAACAGATATCTCCAATACTGTTAAAGAAGTGCTAGATATTTTAAATCCTTTAGCCGAATCAAAAGGTATTAAAATCATAAACAATATAAAAGAGGAACTAAAAATAAATACTGATCCTAAATTATTTAAAATAGTAATCATAAATCTTATCTCTAACGCTATAAAATTTACTCCAAAAGGCAATATTTATTTAAGCTTAAAAAAAGAGGGAAATGATTATAAAATTTATATTAAAGATTGCGGCATAGGAATAGATAAAGAGGATCTCAAATACATTTTTGACGAATTTTACCAAGGCAAAATTTACAAAAGCGGCACAGGACTTGGATTATCAATTAGCAAAAAGTTTGCAACTTTACTCAAAGGAGATATAAATATCCACAGTGAGGGGATCGGAAAAGGAACAACTTCCGTTTTCGTTTTCAGTTCTTTTTGA
- a CDS encoding response regulator transcription factor yields MYILLVDDNEELLYSLEKILRNEKYSVDSVSNIEDAYQKIDYKNYNLIILDWILEDGNGVEFLKKIREDGFTTPVMMLSSKNEALDKAKALNLGADDYLEKPFSNIELLARVKAILRREFNQKKPVIAIKGVKLDSVKREVEVDGKKITLSLKEFELLELLMLNADMVLTKYQILQHISRDFDTLKGSNIVEAHIKNLRKKIKKDIIETVRGVGYIIKKN; encoded by the coding sequence TTGTATATATTGCTAGTGGATGATAATGAGGAGCTTTTGTACTCTTTGGAAAAGATTTTAAGAAATGAAAAATATAGTGTAGATAGCGTTTCAAATATCGAAGATGCTTACCAAAAAATAGATTATAAAAATTACAATCTAATAATCTTGGATTGGATTTTAGAAGATGGAAATGGTGTAGAGTTTTTAAAAAAGATAAGAGAAGATGGATTTACCACTCCTGTTATGATGTTATCTTCAAAAAATGAGGCATTGGATAAAGCTAAAGCCTTAAATTTAGGGGCAGATGACTATCTTGAAAAACCCTTTTCCAATATAGAGCTATTAGCTAGGGTTAAAGCTATATTAAGAAGAGAGTTTAATCAAAAAAAACCTGTTATAGCGATAAAGGGAGTTAAGCTTGATTCTGTTAAAAGAGAGGTAGAAGTAGATGGCAAAAAGATTACTCTTTCTTTGAAAGAGTTTGAATTGTTAGAATTATTAATGCTCAATGCGGATATGGTTTTGACAAAATATCAGATTTTGCAACATATAAGTAGAGATTTTGATACTTTAAAAGGGAGTAATATTGTAGAAGCTCATATCAAAAATCTAAGAAAAAAAATCAAAAAAGATATAATAGAGACGGTAAGAGGAGTAGGGTATATCATCAAAAAGAACTGA